The Streptomyces sp. CC0208 genome window below encodes:
- a CDS encoding Gfo/Idh/MocA family oxidoreductase, whose protein sequence is MTERATLGVAVIGTGKMGADHVRRIHEVVSGARVSAVVDLDAERAKQIAARVEGCTAYTDPASAMAAADVDAVLIASPGPAHEAALLLAFEHDLPVLCEKPLTPDAASALRVVEAEQKLGHRRAQVGFMRRYDAEYMKLKSLLGTGQLGRPLMLHNRHRNAASPPFFTSSMLISDSVAHETDVTRWLLGHEITAVTVLRPTPTANAPDDLQDPQFVVFETDGGALSDVEIFVNCGFGYQVQAEAVCERGTARIGDGHAMVTNMAGRWGGTIAQDFVERFADAYDREVQAWVDATRRGEVTGPSVWDGYAAAAVCEAGVRSLNEGGRVPVELVERPGLYG, encoded by the coding sequence ATGACCGAGCGAGCCACGCTGGGCGTCGCCGTCATCGGCACCGGCAAGATGGGCGCCGACCATGTCCGTCGTATCCATGAGGTCGTGAGCGGCGCCCGGGTGAGCGCCGTCGTGGACCTCGACGCGGAACGCGCCAAGCAGATCGCGGCCCGCGTCGAGGGCTGCACCGCCTACACCGATCCGGCCTCCGCGATGGCGGCGGCCGACGTGGACGCCGTCCTGATCGCCTCACCGGGCCCCGCCCACGAGGCGGCACTCCTGCTGGCCTTCGAGCACGACCTGCCGGTGCTGTGCGAGAAGCCGCTCACCCCCGACGCGGCCTCCGCGCTGCGGGTCGTCGAGGCCGAGCAGAAACTGGGGCACCGGCGTGCCCAGGTGGGCTTCATGCGGCGCTACGACGCTGAGTACATGAAGCTCAAGTCCCTGCTCGGGACCGGCCAGTTGGGGCGGCCGCTCATGCTGCACAACCGGCACCGCAACGCCGCGAGCCCGCCCTTCTTCACCAGCTCCATGCTGATCAGCGACTCCGTGGCCCACGAGACCGACGTGACCCGCTGGCTGCTCGGACACGAGATCACGGCGGTCACGGTGCTGCGCCCGACCCCGACGGCGAACGCCCCCGACGACCTCCAGGACCCCCAGTTCGTCGTCTTCGAGACCGACGGCGGCGCCCTGTCCGACGTGGAGATCTTCGTCAACTGCGGCTTCGGCTACCAGGTCCAGGCCGAGGCGGTCTGCGAACGCGGCACCGCCCGCATCGGCGACGGCCACGCCATGGTCACCAACATGGCGGGGCGTTGGGGCGGCACCATCGCCCAGGACTTCGTCGAACGCTTCGCCGACGCCTACGACCGTGAGGTCCAGGCCTGGGTCGACGCCACCCGCCGGGGCGAGGTCACCGGCCCCAGCGTGTGGGACGGCTATGCGGCGGCCGCGGTGTGCGAGGCGGGCGTACGGTCGCTGAACGAGGGCGGCCGGGTGCCGGTGGAACTCGTGGAGCGACCCGGGCTGTACGGCTGA
- a CDS encoding FAD-dependent oxidoreductase: MQELRGTAGPRTVAVVGAGPSGLAAARELERAGHRVTVLEEQATVAGKCQSVHIDGHAFDLGGHICTNRYERIAQLLTELDVATERTSRYRVLDTGGRAVRQSMAFLRDGSLQRYRALREREFPRIGEPGLAHSARALAAPVADWLAEHGLGSMADSFGTGFTAAGYGHLDDDIPALYFVKYAEMTGLLDPGPELLGHPGDFTVVGGFATLWRRVAEELKDVRCGVRVTSVERREDGVRVRTDSGPVEADDVVLAVAPDRVLPVLDATDEERDLTARIRSNAYHTTLAAASGLPGDAFYFLAAHTESRETSGHCVSYHHRYPGSEVRTFYSYGRPGDVTALLREDVAALGGRLEEVRLQREWAFMPHFGSADLAGGALDRLDALQGRHRTYYVGGLPAFELVECTVAHAQELVRRHFPPARGTLTRQDHGPATTEEERQT, translated from the coding sequence ATGCAGGAGTTACGCGGCACCGCAGGCCCCCGAACCGTGGCCGTCGTGGGCGCGGGACCCAGCGGCCTGGCCGCCGCCCGCGAACTGGAGCGCGCCGGGCACCGGGTGACCGTACTGGAGGAGCAGGCCACGGTGGCCGGGAAGTGCCAGAGCGTGCACATCGACGGGCACGCCTTCGATCTCGGCGGGCACATCTGCACCAACAGGTACGAACGGATCGCTCAGTTGCTGACCGAACTGGACGTGGCGACGGAGCGCACCAGCCGGTACCGCGTCCTCGACACCGGGGGACGCGCCGTCCGCCAGTCGATGGCGTTCCTGCGCGACGGCTCCCTCCAGCGCTACCGGGCGCTGCGGGAGCGGGAGTTCCCCCGAATCGGCGAACCCGGGCTGGCCCACTCCGCGCGGGCGCTGGCCGCTCCCGTCGCCGACTGGCTCGCCGAGCACGGGCTCGGGTCCATGGCCGACTCCTTCGGCACCGGTTTCACGGCGGCCGGGTACGGCCACCTCGACGACGACATCCCGGCGCTGTACTTCGTCAAGTACGCGGAGATGACCGGGCTGTTGGACCCCGGGCCCGAACTCCTCGGCCATCCGGGGGACTTCACCGTCGTGGGCGGGTTCGCCACGCTGTGGCGGCGGGTCGCGGAGGAGCTGAAGGACGTGCGGTGCGGGGTGCGTGTGACGTCGGTGGAGCGCCGCGAGGACGGGGTGCGGGTGCGCACCGACTCGGGCCCGGTCGAGGCGGACGACGTGGTGCTCGCGGTCGCGCCGGACCGGGTCCTGCCGGTCCTGGACGCCACCGACGAGGAGCGCGACCTCACCGCGCGGATCCGCAGCAACGCCTACCACACCACCCTCGCCGCGGCGTCCGGCCTCCCCGGGGACGCCTTCTACTTCCTCGCCGCCCACACCGAGAGCCGCGAGACGTCCGGCCACTGTGTCTCGTACCACCACCGCTACCCGGGCAGCGAGGTGCGGACCTTCTACTCCTACGGCCGCCCCGGCGACGTCACCGCGCTGCTGCGGGAGGACGTCGCGGCCCTCGGCGGGCGGCTGGAGGAGGTACGTCTGCAGCGCGAGTGGGCGTTCATGCCGCACTTCGGCAGCGCCGACCTCGCAGGCGGCGCGCTGGACCGGCTCGACGCGCTGCAGGGCCGGCACCGCACCTACTACGTCGGCGGGCTGCCGGCGTTCGAGCTCGTCGAGTGCACGGTGGCGCACGCCCAGGAGCTCGTGCGCCGCCACTTCCCACCCGCGCGGGGGACACTGACCCGGCAGGACCACGGACCTGCCACGACGGAGGAGGAACGGCAGACATGA
- a CDS encoding Gfo/Idh/MocA family oxidoreductase, which produces MNEPLRIGVLGAARISGASLIGPARATGHRVVAVAARDRARAEAYAAEHGVERVAGSYAELIADPEVEVVYNPLANGLHGPWNLEALAAGKHVLSEKPSASNAEEAAEVREAAAKAGTVFMEAFHYLFHPVTRRLHEVLASGEIGELRHVETMVAIPAPADSDPRWSLPLAGGAVMDLGCYSLHALRVLAPWAGGAPRLVSARGGERAGAPGVDEWLDADLAFPGGATGSARCHMAYDRLEMSCRIIGSQGEAFAPNFVLPHTDDRVVVRTAAGERTERLGTRSSYTYQLEAFADRVRGGAPLPLDPDDAVSTMTLIDSAYRAAGFEPRPRYARS; this is translated from the coding sequence ATGAACGAACCGCTGCGCATCGGAGTCCTGGGAGCCGCGCGGATCAGCGGGGCCTCGCTGATCGGCCCCGCCCGGGCGACCGGCCACCGGGTCGTGGCGGTGGCCGCGCGCGACCGGGCCCGCGCCGAGGCCTACGCGGCCGAGCACGGAGTAGAGCGCGTGGCGGGGTCGTACGCCGAACTGATCGCCGACCCCGAGGTCGAGGTGGTCTACAACCCGCTCGCCAACGGGCTGCACGGGCCGTGGAACCTTGAGGCGCTCGCCGCCGGCAAGCACGTGCTGAGCGAGAAGCCGTCGGCGAGCAACGCCGAGGAGGCCGCGGAGGTGCGGGAGGCTGCCGCGAAGGCCGGGACGGTCTTCATGGAGGCCTTCCACTACCTGTTCCACCCGGTCACCCGGCGCCTGCACGAGGTTCTCGCGAGCGGGGAGATCGGGGAGCTGCGGCATGTGGAGACCATGGTCGCGATCCCGGCGCCGGCGGACTCCGATCCGCGCTGGTCGCTGCCGTTGGCCGGCGGGGCGGTGATGGACCTCGGCTGCTACAGCCTGCACGCGCTGCGCGTGCTGGCCCCCTGGGCGGGCGGCGCGCCGCGGCTGGTCTCCGCGCGCGGCGGGGAGCGGGCGGGCGCACCGGGCGTCGACGAGTGGCTGGACGCCGACCTGGCCTTCCCGGGCGGCGCGACCGGGTCCGCGCGCTGCCACATGGCGTACGACCGGTTGGAGATGAGCTGCCGGATCATCGGTTCGCAAGGGGAGGCCTTCGCACCGAACTTCGTGCTGCCGCACACGGACGACCGTGTCGTGGTGCGCACGGCGGCCGGCGAGCGCACCGAGCGGCTCGGCACCCGGTCGTCGTACACCTACCAGCTGGAGGCCTTCGCCGACCGGGTGCGCGGGGGCGCCCCGCTGCCACTGGACCCGGACGACGCGGTGTCGACGATGACACTGATCGACTCCGCGTACCGAGCGGCAGGCTTCGAGCCGAGGCCGCGGTACGCCAGGTCCTGA